One part of the Bacillus sp. FJAT-45350 genome encodes these proteins:
- a CDS encoding tRNA threonylcarbamoyladenosine dehydratase — protein sequence MLHQFSRNELAIGHDGLSILKGSTVAVLGIGGVGSFSAEALARSGVGRLILVDKDDIDITNVNRQIHALLSTVGRQKVEVMKERIADINPECEVVALKMFYTEETYEQFFDYNLDFVVDASDTITYKIHLMKECLKRDIQIISSMGVANKMDPSRLRIADISKTSYDPIAKVIRTKLRKDRIHKGINVVFSDEQPIKIREDIRKEIVPEKAEEGPIRKAKMPPSSNAFVPSVSGLLMAGHVITNLLKDITINR from the coding sequence ATGTTACATCAGTTCTCAAGAAACGAATTAGCCATTGGACATGATGGTTTAAGTATATTAAAAGGCAGTACGGTAGCCGTGTTAGGTATAGGTGGAGTAGGTTCATTTTCAGCAGAGGCGCTTGCTAGATCTGGTGTTGGTCGCCTTATTTTAGTCGATAAGGACGATATTGATATAACGAATGTGAACAGACAAATTCATGCACTACTTTCAACTGTGGGTCGCCAAAAGGTTGAGGTAATGAAGGAGAGAATTGCTGATATCAATCCAGAGTGTGAGGTAGTAGCACTAAAAATGTTCTATACGGAAGAGACTTATGAGCAATTTTTCGATTATAATTTAGACTTTGTAGTAGATGCTAGTGATACGATTACATATAAAATTCACTTAATGAAGGAATGTTTGAAACGAGATATTCAAATTATCTCTAGTATGGGTGTGGCAAATAAGATGGACCCATCACGTCTAAGAATTGCTGATATTTCTAAGACAAGCTACGATCCAATTGCAAAGGTAATTCGTACAAAGCTTCGAAAAGATAGAATTCACAAGGGAATTAATGTTGTGTTTTCTGATGAACAACCGATTAAAATTCGCGAAGATATTCGCAAAGAAATTGTTCCAGAAAAGGCAGAAGAAGGGCCAATTCGAAAGGCAAAAATGCCACCATCATCAAATGCTTTTGTTCCTTCCGTTTCAGGCTTATTGATGGCAGGTCATGTTATTACGAATTTACTTAAAGATATTACAATTAATCGTTAA
- the cymR gene encoding cysteine metabolism transcriptional regulator CymR codes for MKISTKGRYGLTIMMALAKKFGEGPISLKSIAKDHNLSEHYLEQLIAPLRNAMLVKSVRGAYGGYMLAKEPEQITAGDIIRVLEGPISPVEVMDDEEPAKRDLWIKIRDAVKEVLDNTTLLDLANYKDSGDQEYYMFYI; via the coding sequence ATGAAAATTTCAACCAAGGGACGTTACGGGCTGACAATCATGATGGCATTAGCGAAGAAGTTCGGTGAAGGTCCAATCTCGTTAAAATCAATAGCGAAAGACCATAATTTATCGGAGCATTATCTAGAGCAACTTATTGCTCCTTTAAGGAATGCAATGCTTGTAAAAAGTGTTAGAGGAGCATACGGTGGTTATATGCTTGCAAAAGAACCTGAACAAATAACAGCAGGAGATATTATCCGTGTTCTTGAAGGACCAATTAGTCCTGTAGAAGTAATGGATGATGAAGAACCAGCTAAACGTGATTTATGGATTAAAATTCGTGATGCTGTAAAAGAAGTTCTTGATAATACAACATTATTAGATTTAGCTAATTATAAAGATAGCGGAGACCAAGAGTACTATATGTTTTATATTTAG
- a CDS encoding replication-associated recombination protein A → MSKQPLAYRMRPTKIDEVIGQDHLVSEGKIIWRMIEAKHLSSMILYGPPGTGKTSIARAIAGSTDTHFKMLNAVVNNKKDMEIAVEEAKMSGKMILILDEVHRLDKAKQDFLLPFLEKGLITLIGATTANPYHAINPAIRSRCQIFELNSLTPEDIQKVILRTLKDEQDGFGTKEITIDDSALEHLTYASGGDVRSTLNALELAVLSTKPSDTGQIHLTLPTVEECLQKKSFTHDKNGDAHYDVLSALQKSIRGSDVHAAIHYLARLIEAGDLVSISRRLLVIAYEDIGLANPQAGPNTLSAIEVAERVGFPEARIPLATIVVELCLSPKSNSAYKAVDNALADIRSGRGGTVPNHLKDSHYKGAEKLGRGLEYLYPHDYPNSWVKQQYLPDTLKDKKYFQPNHNGQEKHLAKVYERLEELKKNK, encoded by the coding sequence ATGTCAAAGCAACCCCTTGCTTATCGAATGAGGCCTACTAAAATAGACGAAGTAATCGGACAAGATCATTTAGTATCTGAAGGTAAAATTATTTGGAGAATGATTGAGGCGAAGCACCTTTCTTCCATGATACTCTACGGGCCACCAGGTACAGGAAAAACATCAATAGCCCGAGCAATCGCAGGCAGTACAGATACCCATTTTAAAATGCTTAACGCTGTTGTCAATAATAAAAAGGATATGGAAATTGCTGTTGAGGAAGCAAAAATGTCAGGGAAAATGATTTTGATTTTAGATGAAGTACACCGCTTGGATAAAGCAAAACAAGATTTTCTCCTTCCTTTCTTAGAAAAAGGACTCATTACTCTCATCGGTGCGACTACTGCCAATCCCTATCATGCAATTAACCCTGCGATACGTAGTAGGTGCCAAATCTTTGAACTTAATTCGCTTACTCCTGAAGATATACAAAAAGTCATACTACGAACACTAAAAGATGAACAAGACGGCTTTGGTACAAAAGAGATAACAATTGATGACTCCGCCTTAGAACATTTAACCTATGCTTCTGGCGGCGATGTTCGTTCAACTTTAAATGCCTTAGAATTAGCTGTATTATCAACGAAGCCCAGTGATACCGGCCAAATCCACCTCACACTTCCTACCGTTGAAGAATGCTTACAAAAGAAAAGCTTTACGCATGATAAGAATGGAGATGCCCATTATGATGTATTGAGCGCATTACAAAAATCAATCCGTGGTAGTGACGTTCATGCTGCGATTCATTACTTAGCGAGACTAATAGAAGCCGGGGATTTAGTCAGTATTTCAAGAAGATTACTTGTTATTGCCTATGAAGATATTGGGTTAGCAAACCCGCAAGCAGGACCAAACACATTATCTGCTATTGAAGTCGCAGAACGTGTTGGTTTTCCTGAGGCACGAATTCCACTTGCTACAATAGTAGTAGAACTCTGTCTCTCTCCAAAATCAAACTCTGCTTACAAAGCTGTTGATAATGCACTGGCAGATATTCGTAGCGGTCGTGGCGGTACAGTTCCAAATCATCTAAAAGATTCTCATTACAAAGGTGCAGAAAAATTAGGGCGAGGATTAGAATATTTATATCCACATGATTATCCAAACTCTTGGGTTAAACAACAATACCTACCTGATACATTAAAGGATAAAAAGTATTTCCAACCTAATCATAATGGACAAGAAAAACATCTTGCTAAAGTATATGAAAGATTAGAAGAACTAAAGAAAAATAAATAA
- a CDS encoding L-lactate permease has translation MGVGVLSLLALVPILTVFLFLVILRWPASRAMPLAFVVTVLVAVTVWKVPFNQVAAASSRGFVTVFEILFIVFGAILLLNTLKESGALHTIRQGFTDISPDRRVQAIIICWLFGSFIEGASGFGTPAAIAAPLLVAIGFPAMAAVMVALIIQSTPVSFGAIGTPILVGVNSGISESALVQETAASLGMTYEAYLHMIGGQVAIIHGIIGTLIPLFMVVMLTKFFGKNKSIKEGLGIWKFAIFAGLSFTIPYALIANLLGPEFPSLFGGLIGLAIVIPAAKKGLFMPKKTWDFDVKSNWDADWSGKLRISEEAPAKKISPFIAWIPYVLVGAILVLTRLNELPIRGWLTADAVKLSFTEVFGTSISFTSTPLYLPGAIMIFVSLICIVLHGMNGKAYGRAVKDSFTTTVSAAAALLLAVPMVQVFINSGVNAADLASMPLLLAETVSSVMGDQWPAFAPVIGALGAFVAGSNTISNMMFSLFQFGVADNIGVNGATIVALQAIGGAAGNMICVHNVVAASAAAGVVGREGSLIRKTMIPTAYYLLFAGGIGFVMVHGFGFNLGTGILIVVAAIIVTAIVKGSQQNKVEENDRAA, from the coding sequence ATGGGGGTAGGGGTTTTATCTTTATTAGCATTAGTTCCAATTTTAACTGTATTTTTGTTTCTAGTAATTTTACGCTGGCCAGCGAGCCGGGCGATGCCATTGGCATTCGTTGTAACTGTTTTAGTAGCGGTAACAGTTTGGAAAGTTCCATTTAATCAGGTAGCAGCTGCAAGTTCACGTGGATTTGTGACTGTATTTGAAATTTTATTTATTGTGTTTGGAGCGATATTGCTTTTAAACACATTAAAGGAAAGTGGAGCTTTACATACGATTCGTCAAGGGTTTACAGATATATCACCTGACCGTCGTGTTCAAGCAATTATTATTTGTTGGTTATTTGGTTCATTTATTGAGGGGGCTTCTGGATTTGGAACACCAGCAGCAATTGCAGCACCACTTCTTGTAGCAATTGGCTTCCCGGCTATGGCTGCAGTGATGGTAGCTTTAATTATTCAGTCAACACCGGTTTCTTTTGGAGCAATTGGAACACCAATATTAGTTGGGGTTAACTCAGGAATTAGTGAATCTGCTTTAGTTCAAGAAACGGCAGCAAGCTTAGGGATGACGTATGAAGCATATCTTCATATGATTGGTGGACAAGTAGCTATCATTCATGGAATTATTGGTACCTTAATACCTCTATTTATGGTCGTTATGCTTACGAAATTCTTTGGGAAAAATAAATCAATTAAAGAAGGTTTAGGTATATGGAAGTTTGCTATCTTTGCTGGATTGTCTTTTACAATTCCGTATGCCCTAATAGCAAACTTGTTAGGACCTGAATTCCCATCATTATTTGGTGGATTAATTGGTCTAGCAATTGTTATTCCAGCCGCGAAAAAAGGTTTATTCATGCCTAAGAAAACATGGGATTTTGATGTGAAATCAAACTGGGATGCTGATTGGAGTGGGAAGCTTCGTATTTCAGAAGAGGCCCCAGCAAAGAAAATCTCTCCTTTCATAGCGTGGATTCCATATGTTTTAGTTGGAGCTATCTTAGTTCTTACTCGTTTAAATGAACTACCAATTAGAGGGTGGTTAACAGCAGATGCTGTGAAATTAAGCTTTACAGAAGTATTTGGCACATCAATTTCCTTTACAAGTACACCGTTATACTTGCCAGGTGCAATTATGATTTTCGTATCATTAATTTGTATTGTTTTACATGGTATGAACGGTAAAGCTTATGGGCGAGCAGTGAAAGATTCTTTTACAACAACTGTAAGTGCAGCAGCAGCTTTATTACTTGCCGTACCTATGGTTCAAGTATTTATTAACTCAGGTGTAAATGCAGCAGATTTAGCAAGCATGCCATTATTACTTGCTGAAACAGTTTCAAGTGTTATGGGTGACCAGTGGCCGGCATTTGCGCCTGTTATTGGTGCTCTTGGTGCCTTCGTAGCAGGAAGTAATACAATTAGTAATATGATGTTCTCACTATTCCAATTTGGTGTCGCTGATAACATCGGTGTAAACGGTGCAACGATTGTAGCGTTACAAGCCATCGGTGGGGCAGCTGGTAACATGATTTGTGTTCATAATGTAGTAGCAGCATCTGCGGCCGCAGGAGTTGTGGGACGTGAAGGAAGTCTGATACGTAAAACAATGATTCCAACTGCCTATTATTTATTATTTGCTGGTGGTATAGGATTTGTTATGGTACATGGATTTGGTTTTAATCTTGGAACTGGGATTTTAATCGTTGTAGCTGCTATTATTGTGACGGCTATCGTAAAAGGAAGCCAACAAAACAAAGTAGAAGAGAATGATAGAGCAGCCTAA
- the mnmA gene encoding tRNA 2-thiouridine(34) synthase MnmA codes for MEKQQEKRPEDTRIVVGMSGGVDSSVTALLLKEQGYDVIGIFMKNWDDTDENGVCTATDDYNDVVAVCNQIGIPYYAVNFEKEYWDKVFTYFLEEYKAGRTPNPDVMCNKEIKFKAFLKHALSLGADYLATGHYARVDYQDGEYKLIRGVDDNKDQTYFLNALDQEQLSRTMFPIGDIPKKEVRELAAKANLATAKKKDSTGICFIGERNFKDFLSNYLPAQPGEMQTLDGEVKGKHDGLMYYTLGQRHGLGIGGAGEPWFVIGKDLEKNVLHVGQGYHHPGLYSEALLATNLNWVSNKQVEKEFSCTAKFRYRQPDQGVTVVLQDENNVKVVFDEPQRAITPGQAVVFYEGDICLGGGTIDVVIKGEKS; via the coding sequence ATGGAAAAACAACAAGAGAAAAGACCAGAAGATACTAGGATTGTAGTTGGAATGTCTGGTGGAGTAGATTCAAGTGTAACAGCACTATTATTGAAAGAACAAGGATACGATGTAATCGGAATTTTTATGAAAAACTGGGATGATACCGATGAAAATGGTGTATGTACAGCTACAGACGATTATAACGATGTTGTAGCAGTGTGTAACCAAATTGGGATACCCTATTATGCTGTTAACTTTGAGAAAGAGTATTGGGATAAAGTTTTTACCTACTTTTTAGAAGAGTATAAAGCAGGGCGAACGCCGAACCCTGATGTAATGTGTAATAAAGAAATTAAGTTTAAGGCTTTCTTAAAGCATGCACTATCATTAGGTGCTGATTATTTAGCAACAGGTCATTATGCTCGTGTTGATTATCAAGATGGAGAATACAAATTAATTCGTGGTGTCGATGATAATAAAGACCAGACGTATTTCTTAAATGCCCTTGACCAAGAACAGTTATCTCGTACGATGTTTCCAATTGGAGATATACCAAAAAAAGAGGTACGAGAACTCGCTGCAAAAGCAAATTTAGCAACAGCTAAAAAGAAAGATAGTACTGGAATTTGTTTTATCGGTGAACGTAATTTCAAAGATTTTTTAAGTAACTACTTACCAGCTCAACCAGGAGAAATGCAAACACTAGATGGTGAAGTAAAAGGGAAACATGATGGCTTAATGTACTATACATTAGGTCAAAGACATGGTCTTGGTATAGGTGGTGCAGGTGAGCCTTGGTTTGTTATCGGTAAGGACCTAGAGAAAAATGTCCTTCATGTAGGGCAAGGTTATCATCATCCAGGCCTATATTCAGAAGCATTACTTGCTACCAATTTGAATTGGGTTAGCAATAAACAAGTTGAAAAAGAATTTAGTTGTACAGCGAAGTTTCGTTACCGTCAGCCTGACCAAGGGGTAACGGTAGTTTTACAGGATGAAAATAATGTTAAGGTTGTCTTTGATGAACCGCAACGTGCAATTACACCTGGACAAGCAGTTGTTTTCTATGAAGGTGATATTTGTTTAGGTGGAGGAACGATTGATGTAGTAATTAAGGGGGAGAAATCATAA
- a CDS encoding RsfA family transcriptional regulator: MKVRQDAWSHEDDVLLAETVLRHIKEGSTQLLAFDEVGDELNRTSAACGFRWNAVVRLKYINQIAEAKKERKERKRHSAYLSSTRNPTRRQQVVTSIEGLDMDMIINYLQNIDNNDDTTTSLQRENDYLLRENLELLTKTKELETELEKLKKDHGTIEEDYQSLIQIMNRARRMAILQEDEPLSSPTFKMDKNGNLEKVAK; encoded by the coding sequence ATGAAAGTAAGACAAGACGCATGGTCACACGAGGATGACGTATTATTAGCTGAAACCGTACTACGCCACATTAAAGAAGGCAGTACACAATTACTAGCATTTGATGAAGTAGGAGATGAACTTAATCGTACATCTGCTGCATGTGGGTTTAGATGGAACGCCGTTGTAAGACTTAAGTACATTAACCAAATTGCAGAAGCAAAGAAGGAAAGAAAAGAAAGAAAGAGACATTCTGCTTATCTTTCAAGCACTAGAAACCCTACTAGAAGACAGCAAGTTGTTACTTCTATTGAAGGCTTAGATATGGATATGATTATCAATTATCTACAAAACATAGATAATAATGATGACACTACTACAAGTCTACAAAGGGAAAACGACTATTTATTAAGAGAAAATCTTGAATTATTAACAAAAACAAAGGAACTAGAAACAGAGTTAGAAAAGCTTAAGAAGGATCATGGAACAATTGAGGAAGACTACCAGTCCCTTATTCAAATCATGAATCGCGCTAGACGTATGGCAATTCTTCAAGAGGATGAACCACTATCCTCACCTACTTTTAAAATGGACAAAAACGGGAACCTAGAGAAGGTTGCAAAATAA
- a CDS encoding (Fe-S)-binding protein — protein MKVTLFITCLADVFYTKVGKDTVEVLERLGCEIDFPKKQTCCGQPAYNSGYHKEAKEVAKHMIQTFEESEYIVSPSGSCVTMIHEYVHLFEEDKEWKARAQSLADKTFEFTQFIVDVLKVEDVGATLSMKATYHTSCHMTRLLGVKDAPMTLLKNVKGLEFTDLPNKETCCGFGGTFSVKMVPISEQMVNEKIEHIEETEAEVLIGADCGCLMNIGGRIDRQGKPIKVMHIAQVLNSVK, from the coding sequence ATGAAAGTAACACTTTTTATCACGTGTTTAGCAGACGTTTTTTATACAAAGGTTGGTAAAGATACAGTCGAGGTACTAGAAAGGTTAGGCTGTGAGATCGATTTTCCGAAAAAACAAACATGCTGTGGTCAGCCTGCTTATAATAGTGGGTATCATAAAGAGGCTAAAGAAGTAGCAAAACATATGATCCAAACATTTGAGGAATCAGAATATATTGTTTCCCCTTCAGGTTCATGTGTAACAATGATACATGAGTATGTTCATCTTTTTGAAGAGGATAAAGAATGGAAAGCAAGGGCTCAGTCACTTGCAGATAAGACGTTCGAATTTACTCAATTTATTGTAGATGTGTTAAAAGTAGAGGATGTAGGTGCTACTCTTTCTATGAAGGCTACGTATCATACGTCATGCCATATGACTAGATTGTTGGGAGTGAAAGATGCTCCTATGACGCTTTTAAAGAATGTAAAAGGACTTGAATTTACTGATTTACCGAATAAAGAAACTTGCTGTGGCTTTGGTGGAACGTTCTCAGTTAAGATGGTTCCTATCTCAGAACAAATGGTAAATGAGAAAATTGAACATATTGAAGAAACAGAAGCAGAAGTATTAATTGGAGCTGATTGCGGTTGTTTAATGAATATTGGTGGACGTATTGACCGTCAAGGAAAGCCGATAAAAGTAATGCATATTGCTCAAGTGTTAAATAGCGTGAAATAA
- a CDS encoding LutC/YkgG family protein encodes MVGTVQNKEKFLANVAKSLGREPRKSGVERPKWKHSPQWDVFKGYSQEQLVDQLKNQCERIHTRYEVTTVDNLPAMIEQVLASFNVNSIVNWGDPRFDEYKLTGFFDKLSGEGKDVHVWNSELGEENVEIAEKADVGITFSDMTLAESGTVVLMSDKGKGRSVSLLPTGYIAIIPKSTIVPRMTQATHEFHKLAEKAGYFPSCINFISGPSNSADIEMNLVVGVHGPVRACYIVVEDK; translated from the coding sequence ATGGTTGGAACAGTTCAAAATAAGGAAAAATTTCTTGCGAATGTAGCGAAAAGCTTAGGTCGTGAGCCAAGAAAAAGTGGAGTAGAAAGACCTAAATGGAAACATAGTCCTCAATGGGATGTGTTTAAGGGGTATTCTCAAGAGCAACTTGTGGACCAATTAAAAAATCAGTGTGAACGAATTCATACTCGTTATGAAGTGACTACAGTTGATAATCTACCTGCGATGATAGAACAAGTGTTAGCTAGTTTTAATGTGAATTCTATTGTCAATTGGGGTGACCCTAGGTTTGATGAGTACAAACTTACTGGATTCTTCGATAAACTTTCAGGTGAAGGTAAAGATGTTCATGTTTGGAATTCAGAATTAGGTGAAGAGAATGTAGAAATAGCAGAGAAAGCTGATGTTGGGATTACTTTTTCTGATATGACATTAGCAGAATCTGGTACGGTTGTACTTATGAGTGATAAAGGAAAAGGACGGTCTGTCAGTCTTTTACCGACGGGTTATATTGCCATTATTCCAAAGAGCACGATAGTTCCAAGAATGACTCAAGCAACTCATGAATTTCATAAGCTAGCAGAAAAAGCAGGATATTTTCCTTCCTGCATAAATTTCATTTCAGGACCAAGTAATAGTGCTGATATTGAAATGAATCTTGTTGTAGGAGTTCATGGACCTGTTAGAGCATGTTATATTGTGGTGGAAGATAAATAA
- a CDS encoding YczE/YyaS/YitT family protein, with protein sequence MDTAHPRYRTKKLFLRWAIFMIGIIIMSFGISMMIVADLGSAPWDVFHIGLQLQFGLTVGTWTIIAGFCIIGLTTLLTREWPQLGAFINMLLVGIFIDIFLFILVTPSSLIGQFLMLIIGIIVIGYGIGLYIAPNCGAGPRDSLMLALTKITGWKVQYVRSVMEVIVLSVGWLLGGPVFIGTIIFSFGIGSVVGITLPQCQRIVDRMMERGEQNENFNQGTLRADNHDGISEEVR encoded by the coding sequence ATGGATACGGCACATCCAAGATATCGGACAAAGAAATTGTTTTTACGTTGGGCTATTTTTATGATTGGTATAATTATAATGTCTTTTGGAATTTCGATGATGATCGTTGCTGATTTAGGAAGTGCTCCTTGGGATGTATTTCACATCGGGTTACAGCTCCAATTTGGTCTAACCGTCGGAACTTGGACAATTATAGCTGGATTCTGTATTATAGGTTTGACAACTCTTTTAACAAGAGAATGGCCTCAATTAGGTGCCTTTATTAATATGCTTTTAGTTGGTATTTTTATTGATATATTCCTATTCATCTTAGTGACTCCTTCTTCATTAATAGGACAATTTCTAATGCTTATAATAGGAATAATCGTGATCGGCTATGGAATTGGATTATATATTGCTCCAAATTGTGGAGCTGGACCTCGAGATAGCTTAATGCTGGCTCTTACAAAGATTACTGGCTGGAAAGTTCAGTATGTACGTAGTGTAATGGAAGTGATTGTTCTCTCGGTAGGTTGGTTATTAGGGGGACCTGTCTTTATAGGGACAATTATATTTAGTTTTGGTATAGGATCTGTTGTTGGGATAACATTGCCACAATGTCAAAGGATAGTAGATCGAATGATGGAAAGAGGGGAACAGAATGAAAATTTCAACCAAGGGACGTTACGGGCTGACAATCATGATGGCATTAGCGAAGAAGTTCGGTGA
- a CDS encoding cysteine desulfurase family protein, translated as MKPIYVDHAATSPLHPDVLEAMMPYFNEYFGNPSSIHRFGRETRKALDDARKTIAQSINASVDEIIFTSGGTEADNMAIVGVAKQQSSKGNHIITTAIEHHAVLHTCQQLAKEGFEVTYLPVDETGRVSLEELQESVREDTILVTMMYGNNEVGTIQPIEEVGTFLKEKGIAFHTDAVQAFGTVNINVQTLPVDFLSVSAHKINGPKGIGCLYIRKGHALKPFLYGGEQERKRRAGTENVAAIVGFAKAVSMATSNIEDKMDRYKSFKDVMVKVFRDEGIEFILNGSTDHTLPHILNVSFPGANVESLLVNLDLAGIAASSGSACTAGSVEPSHVLVAMIGNDERTRSAIRFSFGLGNTIDEIEEVAVKTAAIVKRITAL; from the coding sequence GTGAAACCAATATATGTGGATCATGCAGCAACTTCACCTCTCCATCCAGATGTGCTAGAGGCAATGATGCCATATTTTAATGAATATTTTGGAAATCCATCTAGTATTCATCGGTTTGGTAGAGAAACTAGGAAAGCTCTTGATGATGCTAGAAAAACGATTGCACAATCGATAAATGCATCTGTCGATGAAATTATCTTTACAAGTGGTGGCACAGAAGCAGATAATATGGCAATTGTCGGAGTAGCTAAGCAACAAAGTAGTAAAGGCAACCATATTATTACTACTGCAATAGAACATCATGCTGTACTTCATACATGCCAGCAGCTTGCGAAGGAAGGTTTTGAAGTGACATACTTGCCAGTGGATGAGACTGGAAGGGTGTCGCTTGAGGAGTTACAAGAAAGTGTGAGAGAAGATACGATTCTAGTAACGATGATGTATGGTAATAATGAGGTTGGTACAATTCAGCCGATTGAAGAAGTAGGTACGTTTCTTAAGGAAAAAGGTATTGCTTTTCATACAGATGCCGTGCAAGCCTTTGGTACTGTTAATATTAATGTACAGACGTTACCTGTAGACTTTTTATCAGTTTCGGCTCATAAGATAAATGGACCAAAAGGAATTGGCTGTTTGTATATTCGTAAGGGACATGCTCTTAAGCCTTTTTTATATGGAGGAGAACAAGAGCGGAAACGGCGTGCTGGAACTGAGAATGTAGCCGCAATTGTAGGTTTTGCAAAAGCAGTCAGCATGGCAACAAGTAATATAGAAGATAAAATGGATCGTTATAAATCATTTAAAGATGTGATGGTAAAGGTCTTTAGAGATGAAGGAATTGAATTCATCCTTAATGGAAGTACAGATCATACTCTTCCTCACATCTTAAATGTAAGTTTTCCAGGAGCAAATGTAGAATCTCTACTTGTTAATCTTGATTTAGCTGGAATAGCTGCTTCAAGTGGTTCGGCTTGTACAGCAGGTTCAGTTGAGCCTTCACATGTTCTAGTAGCGATGATAGGAAATGATGAACGAACACGTTCTGCTATCCGATTTAGCTTCGGATTAGGTAACACTATTGACGAAATAGAAGAGGTTGCAGTGAAAACTGCTGCAATAGTAAAAAGAATAACAGCATTATAG
- a CDS encoding LutB/LldF family L-lactate oxidation iron-sulfur protein encodes MSMKIGNEKFNDRVDKGLNNTFMRNAMVSAQERLKNARINAAEELGNWEEWRNLAEEIRQHTLENLDFYLEQLTDNVTKKGGHVFFAETAEEANEYVKKIAQEKNAKKVIKSKSMVTEEISMNEALESVGCEVIESDLGEYILQIDDHDPPSHIVAPALHKNKEQIRDTFHEKKGYDKTSKPEELALFAREQLRSDFLSADIGITGCNFAVAESGSISLVTNEGNARLATTLPKTQITVMGMERIVPTWEELDILVSMLCRSAVGQKLTSYITGLTGPKEDGDVDGPDEFHLIIVDNGRSNILGTEFESALQCIRCAACINVCPIYRHIGGHSYGSIYPGPIGAVLSPLLGGYDDYKELPYASSLCAACTEACPVKIPLHDLLVKHRRNMVEDQGKGGFAEKLAMKGFAMAASSPAIYKMGSKAAPTMMGPFSKEGKISKGPGPVKPWTDIRDFPEPSKESFRQWFEKRENGGKQ; translated from the coding sequence ATGTCCATGAAAATTGGTAACGAGAAGTTCAATGACCGTGTCGATAAAGGCTTAAACAATACATTTATGAGAAATGCAATGGTGTCAGCCCAAGAACGACTGAAAAATGCAAGAATTAATGCAGCGGAAGAATTAGGAAACTGGGAAGAGTGGAGAAACCTAGCAGAAGAAATACGACAACATACATTAGAGAATCTAGATTTCTATTTAGAGCAATTAACTGATAATGTTACAAAAAAAGGTGGGCATGTGTTCTTTGCTGAAACAGCAGAGGAAGCAAATGAGTATGTGAAAAAGATTGCTCAAGAAAAAAATGCAAAGAAAGTAATCAAATCGAAATCGATGGTAACAGAAGAGATTAGCATGAACGAAGCTTTGGAGTCTGTTGGTTGTGAAGTAATTGAATCGGACCTTGGAGAGTACATTCTTCAAATTGATGACCATGACCCACCGTCACATATCGTTGCGCCTGCTTTACACAAAAATAAAGAACAAATACGTGATACATTTCATGAGAAAAAAGGCTACGACAAAACATCAAAACCTGAAGAACTGGCTCTTTTTGCAAGAGAGCAGCTACGTAGTGACTTTTTATCTGCTGATATCGGGATTACAGGTTGTAACTTTGCTGTAGCTGAATCAGGGAGTATCTCTCTTGTAACGAACGAAGGGAACGCAAGACTTGCAACGACCCTACCGAAAACACAAATTACAGTGATGGGAATGGAGCGAATTGTTCCTACTTGGGAAGAGCTTGATATTTTAGTAAGTATGCTATGTCGTAGTGCGGTTGGGCAGAAATTAACGAGCTATATTACAGGTTTAACTGGTCCTAAAGAGGATGGAGATGTGGACGGACCTGATGAATTCCATCTTATCATTGTAGATAATGGACGATCGAATATTCTAGGTACTGAATTTGAATCGGCACTACAATGTATTCGGTGTGCGGCGTGTATTAATGTATGTCCAATATATCGTCATATTGGTGGCCACTCTTATGGTTCGATTTATCCAGGCCCAATCGGAGCAGTGCTTTCTCCGTTATTAGGTGGTTATGATGATTATAAGGAACTACCTTATGCATCTAGCTTATGTGCTGCTTGTACAGAAGCATGTCCCGTGAAAATTCCTCTCCATGATTTGTTAGTAAAGCATCGTCGTAATATGGTTGAGGACCAAGGAAAAGGTGGCTTTGCTGAAAAGCTAGCAATGAAAGGATTTGCGATGGCTGCTAGTTCTCCGGCAATTTATAAAATGGGCTCAAAGGCTGCTCCAACAATGATGGGACCTTTTTCTAAAGAAGGAAAAATCTCAAAAGGACCAGGACCAGTGAAACCGTGGACTGATATTCGTGATTTTCCAGAGCCGAGCAAAGAGTCATTCCGTCAATGGTTTGAAAAGCGTGAGAACGGAGGAAAACAGTAA